TGAAAGCCGGTCACTATGAAAACACCGTATTTCACCGCGTCATCGGTAACTTCATGATCCAGGGCGGCGGCTTCGAACCTGGCATGAAAGAAAAGAAAGACAAGCGTCCAAGCATCCAGAACGAAGCGGACAACGGCCTTTCCAACGACAAGTACACCGTCGCCATGGCCCGCACCATGGAGCCGCATTCGGCTTCCGCGCAATTCTTCATCAACGTTGCCGACAACAGCTTCCTCAACCACAGCGGCAAGACCGTTCAAGGCTGGGGCTACGCAGTATTCGGTAAAGTGATCGCCGGCACCGAAGTGGTCGACAAGATCAAAGGCGTGGCCACCACCATGAAAGCCGGCCACCAGGACGTACCCGCAGAAGACGTGATCATCGAGAAAGCCGAGATCATTGAGTGATACTGCTGATTTCAG
This genomic stretch from Pseudomonas sp. Os17 harbors:
- a CDS encoding peptidylprolyl isomerase, giving the protein MTQVKLTTNHGEIVLELNAEKAPLTVANFVEYVKAGHYENTVFHRVIGNFMIQGGGFEPGMKEKKDKRPSIQNEADNGLSNDKYTVAMARTMEPHSASAQFFINVADNSFLNHSGKTVQGWGYAVFGKVIAGTEVVDKIKGVATTMKAGHQDVPAEDVIIEKAEIIE